The region TGGAAGGAGAAGGCGGGCAGCTTCAAGCTCCAGCGCCTCTCCAAGCTGACGGTGAACGCGGCCCCGGAGCCGGTGAAGAAGGGCAAGACCATCACGGTCACCGGCGCCCTGACGCGCGCGAGCTGGGAGTACGGCAAGTACGTCGGCTACACGGGCCGACCGGTGAAGCTGCAGTTCAAGAAGAAGGGCGCCAACGCCTACACCACGGTCAAGACGATCACGACCACCAGCGGCGGCGCCCTGAAGACGACGGTCAAGGCGTCCGTCGACGGCACCTACCGCTACGCCTTCGCCGGCACCACGACCACCCCGGCGGTCAACGCCACCGGTGACTACATCGACGTGCGCTGACCCGCGCGGGCCGCAACACGAAGTCCGGGTGCCGCCCTGTTGACGGGCGGCATCCGGCCTTTTCTCCTCCCGGTGCGCGCCGACCCTCAGTCGGCCAGGACCTCAAGAAAGTACTCGTGGTGTTCGAGGTCGAGGCCGACTCCCGTAAGGCGCTGCAATTCACTCCTGTGGGGCTTCTCCAGGGGATAGACGTCGGTGAGTTCGGCGGCCGGAACTCCCAGCATCGCCGACACGGCGTTCACGTCGACGGTGGACAGATCCGTGACCGAATCCGGAGAGTCCGCGTCTTTCTCGTAGCGGGCGACAACGAACCGCATGGCATCACTTTCCGCGTGGTGGGACGGCAAGGTTAGGCCGGGAAACGGCGGTCCACCCATTTCCACAGGAACTCCAGGGTGGCCGCCGCCACCACCGAGATGCCCACCGCGATCCACGGCATCTCCACGCCCACCAGCTTCAGGGCGAAGAAGTGCTGGAGCCACGGCACGATCAGTACGACGAGGAAAGCCAGGCCCATCGAGGCCACCAGGGCGACGCGCCACCAGGTGTACGGGCGGGCGATGATCGCCAGCACCCACATCGAGATCAGGAACAGCGTCAGCGTGGCGGCGCTGGTCTCCGCGTCCAACTCGCCGGGCCCGGTGTAGTGGTGACGGGCCACCAGGTATGTGATGAAGGTGGCGACGGCAGCGACGACGCCCCCGGGGATCGAGTACCGCATGACCCGCTGGACGAAGTGCGGTTTCGCCCGCTCCGTGTTGGGGGCGAGCGCGAGGAAGAACGCCGGGATGCCGATGGTCAGGGTGGACAGCAGGGTCAGGTGCCGGGGCAGGAAGGGGTATTCGACCCGCCAGCACACCACCAGGATGGCCAGCAGCACCGAGTAGACCGTCTTCACCAGGAAGAGGGTCGCGACGCGGGTGATGTTGCCGATGACCCGGCGGCCCTCCGCGACCACCGAGGGCAGCGTCGAGAAGCTGTTGTTGAGCAGCACGATCTGGGCCACCGCCCGGGTCGCCTCCGAGCCCGAGCCCATGGACACGCCGATGTCGGCGTCCTTCAGGGCGAGCACGTCGTTCACGCCGTCGCCCGTCATCGCGACCGTGTGGCCACGTGACTGGAGCGCGCCCACCATGTCCCGCTTCTGCTGCGGGGTGACCCGTCCGAACACCGTGCCCTTGTCCAGCGACTTCGCCATCTCCTCCTTCTCGTCGGGAAGGTGGCGCGCGTCCACGACAGTGCCGCTCAGGCCGAGCTTCCCGGCCACCGCGCCGACCGAGACCGCGTTGTCGCCGGAGATGACCTTCGCCTTGACGTCCTGTTCGGCGAAGTAGCGCAGGGTGTCCGCCGCGTCCGGGCGCAGCCGCTGCTCCAGGACCACCAGGGCGGTGGGCCGGGCGTCCTCCGTCACCCCGGGATCGTCGAGGTCCTTCGAGGCCTTGGCGAGCAGCAGCACCCGCAGCCCGTCCTCGTTCAGCCGCGCGGTCTCGGCGAGCGCCGGGTCCCCGTCGGGCAGCAGCACGTCGGGGGCGCCGAGCAGCCACGTACTCGACTCCCCGTTGCCCTCGCTGAAGGACGCCCCGCTGTACTTGCGGGCCGAGGAGAACGGCAGCGACTCGGTGCAGCGCCAGTCCTCGCTGTCCGGGTAGGAGTTGATGATCGCCTGGAGGGAGGCGTTCGGGCGCGGGTCGGACTCGCCGAGCGCCCCGAGGGCCTTGCGTATGTACGTCTCGTCGGCGCCCTGGATCGGCCGCAGCTCGGTGACGTCCATGCCGCCCTCGGTGAGGGTGCCGGTCTTGTCGAGGCAGACGGTGTCGATGCGGGCGAGGCCCTCGATGGCGGGAAGTTCCTGCACGAGGCACTGTTTCCGGCCAAGCCGGATGACGCCGATCGCGAAGGCCACGGAGGTGAGCAGGACCAGGCCCTCGGGGACCATCGGGACGATCCCGCCGACCGTACGGGCGATGGAGTCCTTGAAGCCGTGCTGCTTGACCACGAGCTGGCTGATGACCAGACCGATGGCGGTCGGGATCATCATCCACGTCACGTACTTGAGGATCGTGGAGATACCGCTGCGCAGCTCGGAGTGGACCAGCGTGAAGCGGGACGCCTCCTCGGCGAGCTGTGCCGCGTACGCCTCCCGTCCCACCTTCGTTGCGGTGAACGCACCGCCGCCCGCGACCACGAAGCTGCCCGACATCACCTCGTCGCCGGGGTGCTTGACCACCGGGTCCGCCTCGCCGGTGAGCAGTGACTCGTCGATCTCCAGACCGTCGGCCTCGACGCACGAGCCGTCCACGACGATCTTGTCCCCGGGCCCGATCTCGATCACGTCGTCCAGCACGATCTCCGACGTACTGACCTCGCCCGCGACCCCGTCCCTGCGGACCGTCGGTTTCGCCTCGCCGATCACCGCGAGCGAGTCCAGGGTCTTCTTGGCCCGCCACTCCTGGATGATGCCGATCCCGGTGTTGGCGATGATCACGTACCCGAACAGGCTGTCCTGGAACGGTGCCACGAACAGCATGATCAACCAGAGCACACCGATGATCGCGTTGAACCGGGTGAAGACGTTGGCGCGGACGATCTCGCCCATGGAGCGGCTGCTGCGTACGGGGACGTCGTTCACCTCGCCGCGGGCGACCCGTTCGGCCACTTCGGCGGCGGACAGCCCCGGGGCCCGCTTGGGGGCGGGCAGGGGCACGGGGTGAACAGGGTCGAGTTCGGCGCCCGCGTCGATGTGCGTCATGCATTCGACGGTACGTGCGGAAATACGGCTTCACCCGCCGAGCGCCCCAAAGATCCGACCAGGGGAGGACCGGGGCGGCGGTGAGTGATGCCGTGGTTGTAGGGGGAGCTGGTTGCTCCGCAGCAGCGGACGGTTACTCCGTCGTGGCGGTGGGCTGCTGCTCCGCTTCGGTGGCGGCCCTCTTGAGGGCGGCGTCGCGCCCGCGGACGTACCAGATGCCGATCAGGCCGAGGCCCGCGCCGGCCAGGCAGGTCCACACCCACCACAGGTGCCCGTGGTCGTCGAACCAGCCGTAGAACGGCAGCTGCACCAGGAAGAGGACGAACCAGAGGATCGTGCCGCCCGTGATGGTGGCGACGACGGGGCCCTCCAGGGGCTCCGGCGCCTCGTGCTTGGGGGTCCACTTCGCCATGGACACAGCTTACGAGGCCGTCCGCCCCGGCTCCGCCGGACCCGTGCGGCCCCTTGTATACCAACGGTCTACGCGCGGAGATAGCGATTTCAGACTCATATGTTCATACTGAAACGGTCTGAGTCTGGCTCTTTCTGTTCGTACGAAACTCCAACAGAAACATCTGAGAAACCTGTTGGTGATCGCGCAGCGGCCAGACTCGATCATGTTTCCCCCAGCCCGGCGCCGTCCCCGCCCGGCGCCAGTCCTGGCCCGCAAGGCCCCGCACGTATGAGGTCACCCATGTCCACCTCGGCCACCACCAAGGCCCCCGCCCCGGACCAGCCCGGGCCCGGCCCCGCGCAAGGCGCCCTGGACCGCTATTTCAAGATCTCCGAGCGCGGCAGCTCCCTGCCCCGCGAGATCCGCGGCGGTCTCGCCACCTTCTTCGCGATGGCCTACATCATCGTGCTGAACCCGATCATCCTGGGCAGCGCGAAGGACATGTACGGGCACCACCTGGACAACGGCCAGCTGGTCACCGCGACCGCCCTGACCGCAGCCTTCACCACGCTGCTCATGGGCGTCATCGGCAACGTGCCGATCGCGCTGGCGGCGGGCCTCGGCGTGAACACGGTCGTCGCCCTCCAGCTCGCCCCGCGGATGTCCTGGCCGGACGCCATGGGCATGGTCGTCCTCGCGGGCTTCATCGTGATGCTGCTTGTCGCCACCGGTCTGCGTGAGCGCGTCATGAGCGCCGTGCCGCTGGGCCTGCGCAAGGGCATCGCGATCGGTATCGGCCTGTTCATCATGCTGATCGGCCTGGTCGACTCCGGCTTCGTCACGCGCATCCCGGACATCGCGCAGACGACCGTGCCGCTCCAGCTCGGCGCCGACGGCCACCTCAACGGCTGGCCCGTCCTGGTCTTCATCCTCGGCACGCTGTTCACCCTCGCGCTGATGGTGCGCAAGGTGCCCGGCGCGATCCTGATCTCGATCGTCACGATGACGGTCGTCGCGGTGATCATCAATGCCGTCGCCAAGATCCCGTCCTGGGGTCTGACCACCCCGAAGTGGCCCGGCAACCCGGTCGCCACCCCGGACTTCGGGCTCGTCGGCAAGGTCAGTCTCTTCGGTGGCTTCGACAAGGTCGGCGTGCTGACCGGCATCCTCTTCGTGTTCACCGTGCTGCTGTCGACCTTCTTCGACGCGATGGGCACGATCATGGGCATCAGCGACGAGGCCAAGCTGACCGACGCGCAGGGCAACATGCCCGGCATCAACAAGGTCCTCTTCGTCGACGGCATCGCGGTCGCCGCGGGCGGCGCGACCTCCTCCTCCGCCACCACCTGCTTCGTGGAGTCCACGGCGGGCGTCGGCGAGGGCGCCCGCACCGGCTTCGCGAACGTCGTCACCGGTGCGCTCTTCGCCGTGGCGCTGTTCCTCACCCCGGTCGCCACGATGGTCCCGTCCCAGGCCGCCACGCCCGCGCTCATCGCGGTCGGCTTCCTGATCATGTCCCACTCGGTCAAGGAGATCGACTGGGCGGACTACACGATCGCCATGCCCGCCTTCGTGACCATGGTGATGATGCCGTTCACCTACTCGATCACGAACGGCATCGGCATGGGCTTCATCACCTTCGTGGTACTGCGCCTGGCCGCCGGCCGCGCCCGGGAGATCCCGGTCGCGATGTACGTCGTCTCGGCGGTGTTCGCCTTTTACTACCTGATGCCGGCCCTGGGCCTGACGTAAGCGGCCCCGTGGGGGTCACGCGAGCGGCCCCACGGGGGCTCACGTGACCCCGTAGAACTTCTCCGTCTCCTCGACCGCGGTCTGGAACCGCTCGTCGAAGTCATCGCGAATGAGCGTCCGGACGACATAGTCCTGGACGCTCATTCCGCGTTTGGCGGCATGGTGTCGGAGCCGGTCGAGCAGCTCCCCGTCCATCCGCAGGCTGAGCACGCTGGTCCCCATGCAGTCAAGGGTCGCGGGCGCCGGGTGGACGAGGGGTCACTTTCTGGATGCGACTCACTCATATGGGTGACGTAAAGGTTCAGTGGCCCGCGTCACGGGCACTCCGTGGCTCTTTAGCGAGAGTAATGAGTTACCCTAAAGACATGGCTGACCTCACCCATGGCGACGACGCTGCCGCCGTGAACGCCCTGCGCTCCGCAGTAATGCGGCTGTCGCGTCGACTCAAGCACCAGCGGGTCGACGAGTCGCTGAGCCCGACCGAGATGTCGGTGCTCGGCACCCTCGCCCGCTGTGGCACCGCCACGCCCGGCGAGCTCGCCCGTAAGGAGCATGTGCAGCCACCGTCGATGACCCGCATCGTCGCGTTGCTGGAAGCCAAGGGCCTGGTCAGACTGGAGCCGCACCCCGAGGACCGGCGCCAGAAGGTCGTCACCCAGACCGACAAGGCCGAGGCGATGCTCGAGGAGAGCCGCCGCAAGCGCAACGCGTTCCTTGCCGGACTGGTCGAGGCCCTCGACGAGGACGAGTGGGCGAAGGTCCGCGAGGCCGCGCCCGTCCTCGAAAAGCTCGCGCAACTGTGACAGGGGCGCACACCCGGCCCGGGCCCGCACGCGACAGGCGCGGCTTCGGCGCGGGCGCCGCGCGGCGGTCGCAGCCGCGCACGGCACAGCGCCGGATGTGCGCCGGCCACGGTGTCCCATGCACCGCCAGGGGCACGCCGTGACGGCCGTGCGCACTGCCCCGCACGCTCCGCCGTGCCCGAACCTCACCGTGACAGACGCGGCCGCGCCCGCGTGCAATGACGTCCCACGCTAGGAGGCGAATCCCTTTGAGTACGGGATCCGGAATACCTTCCGCCCCCGGACCAGCCACCCCCGACTCCCCGCCCGCCCCCGAGAATTCCTCCCGCTCCCCCCGCTCCTCGATGTTCAGCTCGCTGAGGATCAGGAACTACCGGCTGTTCTTCCTCGGCCAGGTCGTCTCCAACACCGGCACCTGGATGCAGCGCATCGCTCAGGACTGGCTGGTCCTGAGCCTCACCGGCTCCTCCGCCGCGGTCGGCATCACCACCGCGCTGCAGTTCCTGCCGATGCTGCTCTTCGGGCTGTACGGCGGCGTCCTCGTCGACCGCCTCCCCAAGCGCCCCACCCTGCTGGCCACCCAGACCGCCATGGGCGTCACCGGCCTCGCGCTCGCCTTCCTGACCCTCTCCGGCCACGTCCAGGTCTGGCACGTCTACCTGGCGGCCTTCGCCGTCGGTCTCGCCACGGTCGTCGACAACCCGGCCCGCCAGTCCTTCGTCTCCGAGATGGTCGGCCCGGGCCAGCTGCAGAACGCGGTCAGCCTCAACTCCGCCAACTTCCAGT is a window of Streptomyces mirabilis DNA encoding:
- a CDS encoding DUF7683 domain-containing protein — its product is MRFVVARYEKDADSPDSVTDLSTVDVNAVSAMLGVPAAELTDVYPLEKPHRSELQRLTGVGLDLEHHEYFLEVLAD
- a CDS encoding cation-translocating P-type ATPase; protein product: MTHIDAGAELDPVHPVPLPAPKRAPGLSAAEVAERVARGEVNDVPVRSSRSMGEIVRANVFTRFNAIIGVLWLIMLFVAPFQDSLFGYVIIANTGIGIIQEWRAKKTLDSLAVIGEAKPTVRRDGVAGEVSTSEIVLDDVIEIGPGDKIVVDGSCVEADGLEIDESLLTGEADPVVKHPGDEVMSGSFVVAGGGAFTATKVGREAYAAQLAEEASRFTLVHSELRSGISTILKYVTWMMIPTAIGLVISQLVVKQHGFKDSIARTVGGIVPMVPEGLVLLTSVAFAIGVIRLGRKQCLVQELPAIEGLARIDTVCLDKTGTLTEGGMDVTELRPIQGADETYIRKALGALGESDPRPNASLQAIINSYPDSEDWRCTESLPFSSARKYSGASFSEGNGESSTWLLGAPDVLLPDGDPALAETARLNEDGLRVLLLAKASKDLDDPGVTEDARPTALVVLEQRLRPDAADTLRYFAEQDVKAKVISGDNAVSVGAVAGKLGLSGTVVDARHLPDEKEEMAKSLDKGTVFGRVTPQQKRDMVGALQSRGHTVAMTGDGVNDVLALKDADIGVSMGSGSEATRAVAQIVLLNNSFSTLPSVVAEGRRVIGNITRVATLFLVKTVYSVLLAILVVCWRVEYPFLPRHLTLLSTLTIGIPAFFLALAPNTERAKPHFVQRVMRYSIPGGVVAAVATFITYLVARHHYTGPGELDAETSAATLTLFLISMWVLAIIARPYTWWRVALVASMGLAFLVVLIVPWLQHFFALKLVGVEMPWIAVGISVVAAATLEFLWKWVDRRFPA
- a CDS encoding DUF2530 domain-containing protein; protein product: MAKWTPKHEAPEPLEGPVVATITGGTILWFVLFLVQLPFYGWFDDHGHLWWVWTCLAGAGLGLIGIWYVRGRDAALKRAATEAEQQPTATTE
- a CDS encoding NCS2 family permease, whose translation is MSTSATTKAPAPDQPGPGPAQGALDRYFKISERGSSLPREIRGGLATFFAMAYIIVLNPIILGSAKDMYGHHLDNGQLVTATALTAAFTTLLMGVIGNVPIALAAGLGVNTVVALQLAPRMSWPDAMGMVVLAGFIVMLLVATGLRERVMSAVPLGLRKGIAIGIGLFIMLIGLVDSGFVTRIPDIAQTTVPLQLGADGHLNGWPVLVFILGTLFTLALMVRKVPGAILISIVTMTVVAVIINAVAKIPSWGLTTPKWPGNPVATPDFGLVGKVSLFGGFDKVGVLTGILFVFTVLLSTFFDAMGTIMGISDEAKLTDAQGNMPGINKVLFVDGIAVAAGGATSSSATTCFVESTAGVGEGARTGFANVVTGALFAVALFLTPVATMVPSQAATPALIAVGFLIMSHSVKEIDWADYTIAMPAFVTMVMMPFTYSITNGIGMGFITFVVLRLAAGRAREIPVAMYVVSAVFAFYYLMPALGLT
- a CDS encoding ribbon-helix-helix protein, CopG family, translating into MGTSVLSLRMDGELLDRLRHHAAKRGMSVQDYVVRTLIRDDFDERFQTAVEETEKFYGVT
- a CDS encoding MarR family winged helix-turn-helix transcriptional regulator produces the protein MADLTHGDDAAAVNALRSAVMRLSRRLKHQRVDESLSPTEMSVLGTLARCGTATPGELARKEHVQPPSMTRIVALLEAKGLVRLEPHPEDRRQKVVTQTDKAEAMLEESRRKRNAFLAGLVEALDEDEWAKVREAAPVLEKLAQL